The Paenibacillus mucilaginosus 3016 genome includes the window GGAAGTGGTCGGCGAAGCGGCGGACGGCGATGAAGGGATCCGCCTTGCATTGGAGCACCGGCCGAACGTCGTGCTGATGGACCTCAGCATGCCTCACGGCAAGGACGGGATGACCGCAACGAAGGAGCTCAAGGAGGCGGCGCCCGAGACGTTCGTCCTTATTCTGACGATGCATGACGATGATGAATATTTGTTCCGGGCGATTCATGCCGGAGCTTCGGGGTACATATTAAAGAGCGCGCCGCACGAAGAGCTGCTGAACGCGATCCGTTCGGTTGCGTCGGGGCAGGCTTACCTGAACCCGTCGGCTACGAAGCGGCTGATGGGCGAGTATATGGATCGGATGCGCAGCGGCGAGGGAGGCGGCTCGCTCGAAGCGCTCTCCGACCGGGAGAAGGAGATCGTCTCACACGTGGCCAGGGGCTACAGCAACAAGGAGATTGC containing:
- a CDS encoding response regulator transcription factor → MIKLVIVDDHAVVRSGLSMLLNAKEDLEVVGEAADGDEGIRLALEHRPNVVLMDLSMPHGKDGMTATKELKEAAPETFVLILTMHDDDEYLFRAIHAGASGYILKSAPHEELLNAIRSVASGQAYLNPSATKRLMGEYMDRMRSGEGGGSLEALSDREKEIVSHVARGYSNKEIAEQLTISVKTVETHKANVMEKLGLKTRPELVKYAMKKGLLNFE